Below is a genomic region from Rhodococcus sp. WMMA185.
TTCGGCACCACGGAACTGCGATACCTCCTGGTCGCCGTACCGCTCGGTCCAGCCGGTCGACCCGCCGAACGGTGTGTCGAAGCCGTACTGCTGTCCGACGACCATCGCCGATGCGATCGGGATCTGGCTCATGTTCTGCACGCCGCCCGCGACGATGAGATCCGCGGTGCCGCTGAGGATCGCCTGCGCACCGAAATGCACGGCCTGCTGGCTCGATCCACACTGCCGATCGACGGTCACCCCGGGAACCGCCTCCGGGTAGCCGGCGGCGAGCCAGGCCGTGCGAGCAATGTTGCCGGCCTGTCCGCCGATCGCGTCGACGCACCCGAAGACGACGTCGTCGACCGCCGACGGGTCGATCCCCGTCCGCTCGACGATCGCTCGGATCACGTGTGCGCCAAGGTCGGCGGGGTGCACCCCGGCCAAGCCGCCGTTCTTCTTGCCGACCGGTGTGCGGACGGCGTCGACGATGTATGCCTCGGTCATGGGAAGCTCCTCAGTTGTGGGGACTCGCGAGCCCGTCGAGAACGATCGAGAGGTACTGCTTGGCCACGGTGTCGACCGTGACCGAACCACCGGGCCGATACCAGCGCACGGACACCCAGGCGGTGTCTCGCAGGAACCTGAAGGCAAGTTCGATGTCGATGTCGGGACGGAAACTGCCGTCCTTCACCCCGGCCTTCAGTACACCCATCCACAGCTCACGGAATTCGGTTTTGAGATCGGACAGGTACGCGAAGCGCTCGTTGGTGATGAGATGCTTCACCTCGTCCTGATAGATCGCGACGGCGGAGTGGGAAGCGTCGATCGCCTCGTACGACGTGGTGACCAATGCCTCGAGCATCGCGCGATTGTCGAGCCCGGACGCGACTATCTCCCGGTACTTGCCGAACAGGTCGTCAAGGAAGCCCCGTAGAATCTCGTCGACCATCGATTCTTTGGAATCGAAGTGGTGATAGAGGCTGCCCGACAGAATGCCGGCGGCGTCCGCGATGTCGCGCACCGTGGTAGCGCGCAGGCCGCGCTCAGCGAACAGTCCGGCCGCGATCTCGAGCAACTCGGCCCTGCGTCCGGTCTTGTTTGCAGAATCGACGCTGCCCTGGGGTGGAGTCATCCTCTCATCCTATCAACCAAGCGCT
It encodes:
- a CDS encoding TetR/AcrR family transcriptional regulator, whose protein sequence is MTPPQGSVDSANKTGRRAELLEIAAGLFAERGLRATTVRDIADAAGILSGSLYHHFDSKESMVDEILRGFLDDLFGKYREIVASGLDNRAMLEALVTTSYEAIDASHSAVAIYQDEVKHLITNERFAYLSDLKTEFRELWMGVLKAGVKDGSFRPDIDIELAFRFLRDTAWVSVRWYRPGGSVTVDTVAKQYLSIVLDGLASPHN